The following DNA comes from Sinorhizobium mexicanum.
GATCGCCCAGAATGTGTAGCCGAGCGAGCCGCAGATCGAGGGCGTTGCCCTGTGCTCGGCCGTTGCCGTCAGTTCGATCGGAATCCGTTTGGCGGTGGAGAGATCGGCTTCCGCGATCGGATTGGGGGGCAGGGGAGCGACGTCGCGCAGGTCGCGCTTCAGCGAGGCTCCCACCGACCGGAATGTCGCGATGGTCCAGGGCTGCGAGCCGCGGTCGTTGCCAAGTTTTGCTGTCTGGCCTTCACTCTCCGGCATCCGCACGACGAGATCCATGCGCTGCCCGGGGCCGACGTCGAGGCGATCCAGCGGGAAGGGGGCCTCCGTCGGGTTGCCGTCCAGGGCAACTACCTTCGCCGCCGCGCCCTCGAGCGCCATCGTGTAGATGCGTGTTACGTCAGTGGCGACAATCCTCACGCGGACCAGACCGCCGGCAGGCGCCTCGAACACCGGCTCGCGCTGCCAGTTCGTCGTCCTGACCGTGCCATAAGTGCCGCCCCGGGCCGCATCGCGGGGTTTGAACGGGTCGATGAACTTGCCGCCCGCCCCGAGCCGCCAATCCCGGAGGTTAAGGACGATCTCGGCGTCGAAGACCGGGTCCTCGGGATTCTCGACAACGATCACGCCCGCAAGCCCTCGGCCGATCTGCGTCAGCGTGTTGCAGTGCGGGTGGTACCAGAAGGTACCGGCATCAGGTGGCGTGAAGACATAGTCGAAGCTGTCGCCGGGATAGACGTAGGGCTGCGTTATCTCCGGCACGCCATCCATCGCGTTGGCGATCCGCAAGCCGTGCCAATGGACCGTGGTCGGTTCGTCGAGCCGGTTCATCAGTCTTGCCGCATAGGCCTCGCCTTTGCGCATTCGCAAGACCGGAGGCACGCTCGTGTGTAGAGCATCGCCGAGGCCGTAGGTCATGACCTTGGGCGTCACGCCATCGACCGCGATCCTTGCGTCCGCGAATTGTGCCGTCAGGACTTGCGGAGCGGGAGAGGCGCCGGCTCGAGCGGCAACGCCGGCGCCCAGCGCGAAAGCGCCTCCAAGCGCAGCCGAGCCCTGGAGAAACGTTCGGCGGTTCAACAACGGCATCATGACGTCCCATAGTGAGGATAAGCGATCGGGCCGGTTCTAAACCTGATTTTCATAATCAGCAATTCGCCGCGCCGGTCATCTTGCCGCAGAGGCCTGTCACGCGTCCTCTCGCTGACCGCCGGCAAGCTTGTTGAAGAAGGACGAGGTGCGCAGGAGATTGCGAAACGGCATGGCGCGCTCTTCCGTCGGAACTGGTGCACGCGCCGTCATGCGCCGGAGGGTGTAGAGCATGAAGAGGGCGAGGATCACCGCGGTATAAATGAAGAGCGCCTGCGGTCCGTAGAGATCGAGCATGAAGGAGGCGAAGAGTGGGCCGATGATCGCGCCGAGCGACCAGAAGAACAGCATGCCGGCGGAGACCAGGGCATGCTGCCCCTCGGCCGCGTGATCGTTGGCATGTGCCGAACAGAGCGAATAGAGCGGCATCGCAAATGCGCCGAAGGCGAAGATGCCCGAAAAATTCAGCCACTCGTCGCTGCCTGCGCCGAAGGCGAGGAACAGCCCGGCCAGAAGCGAACCGAACGTCGCGATCAGGATGATCAGCCGGCGGTCGATCTGGTCGGAATAGTGCCCGAGCGGATATTGCAGGACCACGCCGCCGATGATGCCCGCGCTCATGAAGGTCGCGATCGCGGTGACAGAGAGGCCGATGCCCTGCGCATAGATCGGCCCGAGCGAGCGAAAGGCCGCGTTGGTGAGGCCGACGACGATGCAGCCGACCGTCGCAAGCGGCGAGATGTTCCACAGCGCCTTGACGTCGAACCGGATCGCTTCCGGCGCCACGGGGCTTGATCGGTCGGCAAAGGAAATTGGCACCAGCGAGAGTGTCAGCGCCATCGAGATGATCGCGAAAAGCTCGAAACCGCCGATGCCGACTCCCGGAATCACATATTGCGCGGCGGTAACGAAACCGAGATCCACCAGACGGTAGACGGAAAGCGTGCGCGCCCTGTTGGCGTTGGTGACGCTCGCGTTCAGCCAGCTCTCGACGGTTGCAAAGAGGCTCGCGAAGCAGATGCCGGCAACAAGCCGCATCAGGAACCAGAACCACGGGTCGATGAGCAGCACCATCGAGATGGCCGCTGCCGATGCGATCGCGGCCATCGCCGAGAAGGTGCGGATGTGGCCGATTGCCCGGAGGATGCGAGTGACATAGACGCAGCCGATGGCAAAGCCGATATTGTAGCCGGCGCCGACGAGCCCGATCAGCGAGGTCGAGAATCCCTCCTCGAGCGCTCGCAGCGAAATGAACGTTCCCTGGAGACCGTTGCCGCCGATGAGAATGCCTGCGGTGACGAGAAGCGGGATGAGCGGGCGGATCTGGGACATGGGGGCAGGAAGCATCCGGATAACGGCCGCGAGTCAGGGGAAACACCGGCCTGCTTCCTGTTTAGCGGTGGCCCACCGTCGGGGACAGTCCTGATTTGTGGCCTTTTGCGTTCTTTTTGCGCCACCTGCCGGCAATGATAGTGACGACAGCAGCGCGCCGGCTTACTACTCTGGCCACCGGAACAAAGCCGCGGCCTTGACAAAACCGGCGCATCATGCGCTTTTCCGCCCGATTTTGATCTGCCGTGCGCCCCCATGCGGCTTGCGCGGTTTTCAGCAATTCCAGGATTAGACGATGCACCGTTACCGCAGCCACACCTGTGCCGCCCTCCGCAAGTCGGATGTCGGCTCCACCGTTCGCCTCTCCGGCTGGGTTCACCGCGTCCGCGACCATGGCGGCGTGCTTTTCATCGATCTGCGCGATCATTATGGCCTGACCCAGGTCGTCGCCGACCCGGATTCTCCGGCCTTCAAGACGGCGGAGACGGTGCGTGGCGAATGGGTCATCCGCATCGACGGAACGGTCAAGGCGCGCACCGACGAAACCGTCAACAAGAACATGCCGACCGGCGAGATCGAGCTCTATGCCCGCGAGATCGAGGTTCTGTCGGCGGCCAAGGAATTGCCGCTGCCGGTTTTTGGCGAGCCGGACTATCCGGAGGATGTGCGCCTTAAATTCCGCTTCCTGGATCTTCGTCGCGAGACGCTGCACCGCAACATCGTCAAGCGTACCGAGATCATTTCGGCCATGCGGCGGGGCATGAGCGAGATCGGCTTTACCGAATACACGACGCCGATCCTGACAGCCTCCTCGCCGGAAGGCGCGCGCGACTTCCTCGTGCCGAGCCGCATTCACCCCGGCACCTTCTACGCGCTGCCGCAGGCACCGCAGCAGTACAAGCAGCTTCTGATGGTCGCGGGCTTCGATCGCTATTTCCAGATCGCTCCCTGCTTCCGCGACGAGGATCCGCGCGCCGACCGGCTGCCGGGCGAATTCTACCAGCTCGACCTCGAAATGAGCTTTGTCGAGCAGGAAGACGTATGGGACACGATGGAACCGATGATCCGCTCGATCTTCGCGGATTTCGCCGGCGGCAAGCGGGTGACGCAAAAGTTCCCGCGCATTCCCTATGACACGGCGATCCGCAAGTATGGCTCCGACAAGCCGGATCTCAGGAACCCGATCGAGATGCAGAGTGTGACCGAGCATTTCGCCGGTTCGGGCTTCAAGGTCTTCGCCAACATGATCGCATCCAACCCGCGGGTCGAGGTCTGGGCGATTCCGGCCAAGACCGGTGGCTCCAGAGCGTTCTGCGACCGCATGAACGCCTGGGCCCAGAGCCAGGGCCAGCCGGGTCTCGGATATATCTTCTGGCGCAAGGAGGGCGAAAAGCTCGAAGGCGCCGGCCCGCTCGCCAAGAATATCGGCGAGGAACGTACTGACGCGATCCGCACGCAGCTTGGCCTCGAGGACGGAGACGCTTGCTTCTTCGTCGCCGGCGAACCGGCGAAGTTCTACAAGTTTGCCGGTGAAGCCCGCACCAAGGCGGGCGAGGAACTGAACCTCGTTGATCGCGACCGCTTTGAACTGTGCTGGATCGTCGACTTCCCGTTCTACGAATGGCTGGACGAGGAAAAGAGGATCGATTTCGCCCACAATCCCTTCTCGATGCCGCAGGGTGGCCTCGAGGCGTTGAACGGCGACGACCCGCTCTCCATCAAGGCCTACCAATACGACATGGTCTGCAATGGGTTCGAGATTGCGTCCGGCTCCATCCGTAACCAGCTGCCGGAACTGATGGTCAAGGCTTTCGAGTTGACGGGCAAGTCCCAGCAGGAAGTCGAGGAGCAGTTCGGCGGGCTCTACCGCGCCTTCCAGTACGGCGCGCCGCCGCACGGCGGCATGGCCTTCGGCATCGACCGTATCGTCATGCTGCTCGTCGGCGCCAAGAACCTGCGCGAGATTTCGCTCTTCCCGATGAACCAGCAGGCTCAGGATCTGCTGATGGGCGCTCCGTCGCTGGCGACGCCGACCCAGTTGCGCGAGCTGGCGATCCGTCCGATCCCGCAGAAGAAGGACTGAGGTTCTTAAACGTACAAACATGGCCCGGCGGTCTCTACCGCCGGGTTTTTTTGATCGAGCTGCAGGCCGCGCTGCGACCGTCGCCCCAAACGTTGCCGTCCCATTGCTCGCCTTGACAGCATTTCCCTCCAGGCGTTTCCTTTCTCCGCTGCTCCATGGCAGCGTTTTTGGGTGGAGTGAACGATGGCGAAGAACGTCAAGGACCTACTGGCGGAAGCAAATAGTGTTGTCCCGAAATTGTCGCCCACCGAGGCGGCCGAGAAGATGCGTTCCGGTGATGTGCTCATCGTTGATGTCCGCGATCCGACCGAGGTTCAGCAAACCGGGAAGATCAAGGGCGCGGTGAACGTCTCGCGGGGGATGCTGGAATTTCGCGCAGACCCGGAAAGCCAGTACCACAATCCGGCCTTCCACAAGGACAAGACGGTCCTGCTGCATTGTGCGTCTGGCGGCCGTTCGGCCCTTGCCGGAAAGACGCTGCAGGACATGGGCTACACGGCAGTATTCAACATCGGTGGCTTCAAGGAGTTGGTCGAGGCGGGCGTCGATACAGAACCGGCTTGAGGCGCCTGGATCGATCAGGTAGCCGAGATTGAGGCTCCTCGGGAGCTCCGCACCTGCTCGGCGGCATGACATGAAGGCGCCGGGACGCGTCTGCGCCTCGGCGAGCCTGCGTGTTGAGTTGCTTATTAGAAATCCATTCCGGGCGCGCCGGGCATCGGAGGCGGCGCTTCCTTCTTGGGTTTCTCGGCGATCATCGCTTCGGTCGTGACCAGCAGGCCTGCCACGGAGGCGGCGTCCTGCAGAGCCGCGCGCACGACCTTGGCCGGATCGATTACGCCCATGTCGTAGAGGTCACCGAATTCCCCCGTCTGGGCGTTCCAGCCGTAGGAGAAGTCCGATTTTTCACGCAATTTGCCCACGACGATCGACCCTTCGGCGCCTGCATTCTCGGCGATCTGGCGCACGGGTGCCTCGATTGCACGGCGAACGATCTCGACGCCGACGCGCTGGTCATCATTGGCCGTCGGTACGTTGCCGAGCGTCTTGACGACGCGCAGCAGCGCAACGCCGCCGCCGGGAAGGATGCCTTCTTCGACCGCTGCCCGCGTCGCATGCAAGGCGTCGTCGACGCGGTCCTTCTTTTCCTTGACCTCCACCTCCGTCGAACCGCCGACGCGGATCACCGCGACGCCACCGGCGAGCTTGGCGAGCCGCTCCTGCAGTTTTTCACGGTCATAATCCGACGTCGTTTCCTCGATCTGCGCCTTGATCTGGCTGATGCGCCCGCCGATATCGGCCTTCTCACCGGCACCATCGACGATGGTCGTCGTCTCCTTTTCGACGATGACCCGCTTTGCCCGCCCGAGCGTATCCATTGTCACGTTCTCGAGCTTGATACCGAGATCCTCGGAAACGACCGTGCCACCGCTGAGGATTGCGATATCCTCGAGCATGGCCTTGCGGCGGTCGCCGAAGCCGGGCGCCTTGACGGCAACGATCTTCAGGCCGCCGCGCAGTTTGTTGACGACGAGCGTTGCCAATGCCTCACCCTCGACGTCCTCCGCGATAATCAGGAGCGGCTTGCCGGACTGGATCACCGATTCGAGAATCGGGATCATGGCCTGGAGGTTGGAGAGCTTCTTTTCGTGGATCAGGATGTAGGGATCTTCGAACTCGACCCGCATCTTGTCCTGATTGGTAATGAAATAGGGAGAGAGGTAGCCTCTGTCGAACTGCATGCCTTCAACGACTTCGAGCTCGATCTCGGCGGTTTTGGCCTCCTCGACGGTGATCACGCCCTCGTTGCCGACCTTCTCCATCGCCTCGGCCAGGTAACGCCCGATCTCGGCATCGCCATTGGCGGAGATCGTTGCCACCTGGGCGATTTCGGCGTTCTTTGAAACCTTGCGGGCGTGGGTCTCGAGTTCCTTGACGATGGCCTCGACGGCAAGGTCGATGCCTCGCTTCAGATCCATAGGGTTCATCCCGGAAGCGACGGCCTTGGCGCCTTCCTTGACGATCGCCTGGGCCAGCACGGTCGCAGTGGTCGTGCCATCACCGGCAACGTCGCTCGTGCGCGAGGCCACTTCGCGCAGCATTTGTGCGCCCATGTTCTCGAACTTGTCCTCGAGTTCGATTTCCTTGGCGACCGACACTCCATCCTTGGTGATCCGCGGCGCTCCAAAGGATCTGTCGATGACCACGTTCCTGCCCTTGGGGCCCAAGGTGACCCGAACGGCGTTGGCCATGATGTCGACACCGCGCAGCATGCGGTCGCGGGCATCGGTATTGAATTTGACTTCCTTGGCAGCCATGTGCTCCTCCCTCAACACGGAAAATGTAGGATGATCGCCGATGGCCTCCGCAACAGGCTACCGGGTCACCCCTGTCATCAGGTCCTTGCGAACACCGACTCCAGGGCGGACGCTGTCGTCCGCCCTGGAGTCGGACTGCTACTATAATTCCTCGTTGTCTTCTTCAGGTGTCAGGATGTCGATCAACGCCGCGACGCGGCCGGCCGGAAGATGACGGCCTTCGCCGATCAGGGCCTCGTCATTGTTGACCCAAGCAATCGCCTCGGCGAGTTCGCTCGCTGTCGCGCCCGTCGCAAGTAGCTCGGCCATTAGTGTCTCGTCGACCGGGCCGAGGATAGCGGTGATATCCGAATGCTTCAGTCCCATGGCGTCCTCCTTCCGTTTCATCGGTCGGGAATGCGCGATTGTCGGCAACCATACGCAAAAATAGATAGGTGATCGCCTCAGAGCATCAAGCAGTGGATGATAGCATTAATCAATCGGGATAGAAAAAGCCCGGCGGGCGCCGCCGGGCTCGATCGGGATCGGAGTATCGCTTCGCGAGCGCCTACTGCGTCGCACGTCTTATCCGACGGGCAATGGACGCTGTAACACTTTGAATTGCTGCGTATTTTTATCCTTAAGTCGGATCCGATTTAAGGAAACCTGGAGGAGGCGTTAGTCGTTCGCTGTCACCTTCACGCCGAGTACCGAGGGGATCGTGTTCGGCGCACCCATGGCGGCGCCCATGATCATCGGGAAGGGAACCGGCTTCTCGGGCTTGGCGCTGATCGTCAGGCTCTTCGGTCCGTCAAGAAAGGCGTTGACGGCGGCCGAAACCTGGTTTTGCAACTCCGGTACGTTGAGCTGCGCCATCATGATCGGCACGAGGCCTTTCAGCGATTGTGCCAGTTGATCGCCTGTGACGCCCTGCTGGCTACCGGCGTAGTCGAGCGCCTTCTTGGTGATCGAAGCATCGTCGAAGCGGATCGAGGCGCTGTTGAACGTCAGCTGCTGCATGAGGCCCATCATTGCGAGGCCCATCGCCTGATTAGCCTCTTCCTTGTTCGGGTTGGCTTCTGCGGCTTTTGTCGCTTCCTGCAGCGCCTTCATGAACTGCAGCGTATATCCGGAAAAGTCCATGGCGATGTTCAGCCGGCCGACGTTCTTGAAGTCGAGGGCGTATTCATTGAGGGCAAGATTCCCGCTCTGCAGTGCCCAACTGCCCTTCATGGTGACCTCGCCGTCGAGCGTGGTCAGCCCCAGCTTTTCGATCGCTTCCTTTGCTTTGGCGTCCTCGACGTCAGAGAGATCTGCCTTGAGCCCGGCGAGCGATGCGTCGAAGTCGAAGCCGGCATCATTTTCCTGCCGCGTCAGATTGGCTTCGGTGCTCTCGACCGTGAAGACGTCCTTGCCCTTGACATTGACCACGATCGGTCCGGTTCCTGCCGTCTCGTAAAGCAGGATATCGTTGATCGTGTCGCCGGCCGGATTGCCTGGGATCGACAGGCCGCCGATCGACAGGTTCCGTGCGGAGAAGCTGGAGCCTTCTTGGCTGACATTGATGTCCGGGAGGGTAACGGTCTCGGCGTAATAGCCGCCATTTTCGCGCTCCT
Coding sequences within:
- a CDS encoding multicopper oxidase family protein; translation: MPLLNRRTFLQGSAALGGAFALGAGVAARAGASPAPQVLTAQFADARIAVDGVTPKVMTYGLGDALHTSVPPVLRMRKGEAYAARLMNRLDEPTTVHWHGLRIANAMDGVPEITQPYVYPGDSFDYVFTPPDAGTFWYHPHCNTLTQIGRGLAGVIVVENPEDPVFDAEIVLNLRDWRLGAGGKFIDPFKPRDAARGGTYGTVRTTNWQREPVFEAPAGGLVRVRIVATDVTRIYTMALEGAAAKVVALDGNPTEAPFPLDRLDVGPGQRMDLVVRMPESEGQTAKLGNDRGSQPWTIATFRSVGASLKRDLRDVAPLPPNPIAEADLSTAKRIPIELTATAEHRATPSICGSLGYTFWAINQVPWPGDTPDPVAPIEELKLGKSYVLQISNRTPHAHPIHLHGLSFRILNSNKRSFLPPPTDTILLLPDEQAEVALVADNPGDWVIHCHIIEHQKTGMTGYFKVV
- a CDS encoding MFS transporter, whose product is MSQIRPLIPLLVTAGILIGGNGLQGTFISLRALEEGFSTSLIGLVGAGYNIGFAIGCVYVTRILRAIGHIRTFSAMAAIASAAAISMVLLIDPWFWFLMRLVAGICFASLFATVESWLNASVTNANRARTLSVYRLVDLGFVTAAQYVIPGVGIGGFELFAIISMALTLSLVPISFADRSSPVAPEAIRFDVKALWNISPLATVGCIVVGLTNAAFRSLGPIYAQGIGLSVTAIATFMSAGIIGGVVLQYPLGHYSDQIDRRLIILIATFGSLLAGLFLAFGAGSDEWLNFSGIFAFGAFAMPLYSLCSAHANDHAAEGQHALVSAGMLFFWSLGAIIGPLFASFMLDLYGPQALFIYTAVILALFMLYTLRRMTARAPVPTEERAMPFRNLLRTSSFFNKLAGGQREDA
- the aspS gene encoding aspartate--tRNA ligase, which translates into the protein MHRYRSHTCAALRKSDVGSTVRLSGWVHRVRDHGGVLFIDLRDHYGLTQVVADPDSPAFKTAETVRGEWVIRIDGTVKARTDETVNKNMPTGEIELYAREIEVLSAAKELPLPVFGEPDYPEDVRLKFRFLDLRRETLHRNIVKRTEIISAMRRGMSEIGFTEYTTPILTASSPEGARDFLVPSRIHPGTFYALPQAPQQYKQLLMVAGFDRYFQIAPCFRDEDPRADRLPGEFYQLDLEMSFVEQEDVWDTMEPMIRSIFADFAGGKRVTQKFPRIPYDTAIRKYGSDKPDLRNPIEMQSVTEHFAGSGFKVFANMIASNPRVEVWAIPAKTGGSRAFCDRMNAWAQSQGQPGLGYIFWRKEGEKLEGAGPLAKNIGEERTDAIRTQLGLEDGDACFFVAGEPAKFYKFAGEARTKAGEELNLVDRDRFELCWIVDFPFYEWLDEEKRIDFAHNPFSMPQGGLEALNGDDPLSIKAYQYDMVCNGFEIASGSIRNQLPELMVKAFELTGKSQQEVEEQFGGLYRAFQYGAPPHGGMAFGIDRIVMLLVGAKNLREISLFPMNQQAQDLLMGAPSLATPTQLRELAIRPIPQKKD
- the groL gene encoding chaperonin GroEL (60 kDa chaperone family; promotes refolding of misfolded polypeptides especially under stressful conditions; forms two stacked rings of heptamers to form a barrel-shaped 14mer; ends can be capped by GroES; misfolded proteins enter the barrel where they are refolded when GroES binds); the protein is MAAKEVKFNTDARDRMLRGVDIMANAVRVTLGPKGRNVVIDRSFGAPRITKDGVSVAKEIELEDKFENMGAQMLREVASRTSDVAGDGTTTATVLAQAIVKEGAKAVASGMNPMDLKRGIDLAVEAIVKELETHARKVSKNAEIAQVATISANGDAEIGRYLAEAMEKVGNEGVITVEEAKTAEIELEVVEGMQFDRGYLSPYFITNQDKMRVEFEDPYILIHEKKLSNLQAMIPILESVIQSGKPLLIIAEDVEGEALATLVVNKLRGGLKIVAVKAPGFGDRRKAMLEDIAILSGGTVVSEDLGIKLENVTMDTLGRAKRVIVEKETTTIVDGAGEKADIGGRISQIKAQIEETTSDYDREKLQERLAKLAGGVAVIRVGGSTEVEVKEKKDRVDDALHATRAAVEEGILPGGGVALLRVVKTLGNVPTANDDQRVGVEIVRRAIEAPVRQIAENAGAEGSIVVGKLREKSDFSYGWNAQTGEFGDLYDMGVIDPAKVVRAALQDAASVAGLLVTTEAMIAEKPKKEAPPPMPGAPGMDF
- a CDS encoding rhodanese-like domain-containing protein, which encodes MAKNVKDLLAEANSVVPKLSPTEAAEKMRSGDVLIVDVRDPTEVQQTGKIKGAVNVSRGMLEFRADPESQYHNPAFHKDKTVLLHCASGGRSALAGKTLQDMGYTAVFNIGGFKELVEAGVDTEPA